The proteins below are encoded in one region of Planctopirus limnophila DSM 3776:
- a CDS encoding HesB/IscA family protein → MSPGFQRLMCCGFALMVLGCEQLSLPSLNAKPGSVPVVNETGQEQASSRPEIIITPEAFNEIRQIMKRIHVADDEYLRIVLKSGGCTGYLYELGFAEEIEEGHQVIQYQGLNIITPRHLAKVIDGTTISFLELEDRKGFQMTNPKFEGENSDYWIQWLKEHDQK, encoded by the coding sequence GTGAGTCCAGGTTTTCAGCGATTAATGTGTTGTGGTTTTGCCTTGATGGTGCTGGGTTGTGAACAGCTTTCTTTACCCAGCTTGAATGCCAAACCAGGTTCTGTACCTGTCGTTAATGAGACCGGGCAGGAACAGGCAAGTTCCCGTCCCGAGATTATCATCACTCCCGAAGCGTTCAATGAGATCCGGCAGATCATGAAACGCATTCATGTCGCCGACGACGAATATTTGCGGATCGTCCTGAAATCAGGAGGCTGCACGGGCTATCTCTATGAACTTGGATTTGCAGAAGAGATCGAAGAAGGCCATCAGGTGATCCAATATCAAGGTCTGAACATCATCACTCCCAGGCATCTCGCAAAGGTCATCGATGGTACGACGATTTCATTTCTGGAGCTTGAAGATCGCAAAGGATTCCAAATGACCAATCCCAAGTTCGAGGGCGAAAACTCGGATTACTGGATTCAATGGCTCAAAGAGCATGATCAGAAATAG
- a CDS encoding S1 RNA-binding domain protein, whose amino-acid sequence MAKFPPGTPMTGQVIDTAVFGVFVRLDEIPDVKALLEIIHFGPLFTKPPGQNNFPEDYPQVGDQLKVRVLGWCLKPVDVRLTNLDHLEWY is encoded by the coding sequence ATGGCGAAGTTCCCTCCGGGTACACCCATGACTGGTCAGGTGATTGATACGGCTGTCTTCGGTGTATTTGTCCGTTTGGATGAAATCCCAGACGTCAAAGCACTCCTGGAAATCATTCACTTCGGACCATTGTTTACCAAGCCACCTGGCCAAAACAACTTTCCAGAAGACTATCCTCAAGTCGGTGACCAGCTGAAAGTCAGAGTTCTGGGCTGGTGCCTGAAGCCTGTGGACGTCCGATTGACCAACCTCGACCATCTGGAATGGTATTGA